From a single Ooceraea biroi isolate clonal line C1 chromosome 12, Obir_v5.4, whole genome shotgun sequence genomic region:
- the LOC105281933 gene encoding uncharacterized protein LOC105281933 isoform X2 produces the protein MDVAGDLNLQWVGDVELHEEVICSLGAQLVASEEEVIGACEEVAVEETVESVADVVVPTTESEILMVPQTNDMESIYIVPQDQGHDYLNIQVTEEVIADNWDRPVPDDGVEIPEAKMTNDNLLEYDDMEIPLPIDQDSYTNSRPYPCDFCSRRFRKKANLMNHMLTHQTDRPHGCNLCGARYVRKCDLNNHLKIHAYAPSSRDGLDDDLNDEDSLVAEEEETTAGSAKGRRKKVQSSAPRKRKTTNTVANLPKRNPAEGSLKMEMGNGNYAFSSRWQMEEMSSVTGEQQPPQWPVTDPTKPYVCQYCGVGFAREKALASHSRIHGGDSPFECMSCNEMFWDVNSMREHMRVKHGGAVPQQAGSDTEEYDNDATYTGDSEKFGEYYCSTCALPFHRLDLLKRHQKTHMKQEESVEGSSQHHVCNVCGEWFEEALALLAHAEFHASRSPSRRCLLCGARCRDEAEVAEHVRQNHAEDAPPNTCTLCGKTCKDKRSLLKHSWVHNVDKTFGCTKCGKRFHSKARLRRHMVSHRNKMVACDECGEEFPDGRALVSHRHSHNKEQGSRTFPCRECGKTFGSRSSQQIHIRIHTGERPYGCRFCWKAFADGGTLRKHERIHTGEKPYGCMICPRAFNQRVVLREHVRSHHSGPDPKCVGSATPYLCKVCGESFGTPEEIVAHIVQHCDDNTALRRQPQAGPRKYKRKHKLKPNETNTVVRRNEFSYDMLEGGAGGSAGAGGVAGAAGGVGGAGGSDSEDNTKRKLGRKNKQHRSNVEEGYQNVLKSFESSLQNINSVIVSNSKLNTKSKLSKKKLRKEEKKQEAQASNQSGRPKMIHTQKTRVPVEVGSDGAKKGQKTKTMVTRTPKVMPNEHKSGVFPGGERNRPRTKNVSYHIDSGKLQFTPATFTMKTEREDAVATAKQQQPVNIKIEPGTQKAAGDSHRNNNGNILALGKTQELPSKKKPAAVRRTKRQKQLAIKKEAGLNAESIAGKQQAQQQHQHQVQTRSSSNNAEISSDPVRLMEHAMDGSNLEVAFEASVVTAREEDEEESILPHAIDEISNGDNSVKLSVKVEPAPQTRMLAVHSVITPVDDVPETIIPDAVEYTCEMCAAVFSSRAELLIHVPIHI, from the exons ATGGACGTCGCCGGAGATCTAAACCTGCAGTGGGTGGGAGACGTGGAGCTCCACGAGGAGGTGATATGCAGCCTGGGTGCGCAACTGGTGGCTTCGGAGGAGGAGGTCATAGGTGCCTGCGAGGAGGTGGCGGTGGAGGAGACGGTCGAGTCCGTTGCCGACGTGGTGGTGCCCACCACCGAGTCCGAGATACTGATGGTGCCTCAGACCAATGACATGGAGTCGATTTATATCGTGCCGCAGGATCAGGGGCACGACTACCTGAACATACAGGTGACGGAGGAGGTGATAGCTGACAACTGGGACAGGCCTGTCCCTGATGACGG GGTTGAGATTCCGGAGGCAAAGATGACAAACGACAATCTGTTGGAGTACGACGACATGGAGATACCGTTGCCGATCGACCAGGATTCCTATACCAACAGCCGACCGTACCCCTGCGACTTTTGCAGCCGGAGGTTCCGCAAGAAGGCGAACCTGATGAATCACATGCTGACGCACCAGACGGACCGGCCGCACGGCTGCAATCTGTGCGgagcgcgctacgtgcgcaagtGCGACTTGAACAACCATCTGAAGATCCACGCGTACGCGCCGTCGTCGCGGGACGGCCTGGACGACGACCTGAACGACGAGGACTCGCTGGTggccgaggaggaggagacgaCCGCCGGCAGCGCCAAGGGCAGGCGCAAGAAGGTGCAGTCGAGCGCGCCGCGCAAGCGGAAAACGACCAACACGGTGGCCAACCTACCGAAGCGCAACCCCGCCGAGGGCAGCCTCAAGATGGAGATGGGCAA CGGCAATTACGCGTTCAGCTCGAGGTGGCAGATGGAGGAGATGTCATCTGTCACCGGTGAGCAGCAGCCGCCGCAGTGGCCGGTTACCGATCCAACAAAACCCTACGTCTGCCAGTACTGCGGCGTGGGTTTTGCTAGGGAGAAAGCGCTGGCGTCACACTCCCGTATCCACGGCGGTGACAGCCCGTTTGAGTGCATGTCGTGCAACGAGATGTTCTGGGACGTTAACAGTATGCGGGAACATATGCGTGTGAAACACGGCGGCGCCGTACCACAGCAGGCGGGATCCGACACGGAGGAGTACGACAATGACGCCACTTACACGGGCGATAGCGAGAAGTTCGGCGAATATTACTGTAGCACTTGCGCGCTGCCGTTCCACCGGCTGGATCTGCTTAAACGCCATCAAAA AACTCACATGAAGCAAGAGGAATCCGTGGAGGGTTCCAGCCAGCATCACGTGTGTAACGTCTGCGGGGAGTGGTTCGAGGAGGCATTAGCGCTACTCGCACACGCGGAATTTCACGCTTCAAG ATCCCCTAGTCGTCGCTGCCTGCTGTGCGGGGCGAGGTGCCGCGACGAGGCGGAAGTCGCCGAGCACGTGCGGCAGAATCACGCGGAGGACGCGCCGCCGAACACGTGCACCCTGTGCGGCAAGACGTGCAAGGACAAGCGCAGCTTGCTGAAACACTCGTGGGTGCACAACGTCGACAAGACCTTCGGCTGTACGAAGTGCGGGAAACGCTTCCACAGTAAAGCCCGATTGCGAAG ACACATGGTGTCGCATCGCAACAAGATGGTCGCCTGCGACGAGTGCGGCGAGGAGTTCCCCGACGGACGAGCCCTCGTGAGCCATCGGCACTCGCACAACAAGGAGCAGGGCAGCCGCACGTTCCCCTGTCGGGAGTGCGGCAAGACCTTCGGCAGTCGCAGCTCCCAGCAGATCCACATACGCATCCATACGGGCGAGAGGCCGTACGGTTGTCGATTCTGCTGGAAGGCATTCGCCGATGGCGGCACCCTGAGAAAGCACGAGCGGATTCACACCGGCGAGAAGCCCTACGGCTGCATGATCTGCCCCCGCGCCTTCAATCAGAGA GTGGTTCTCCGGGAGCACGTGCGCTCCCATCACTCTGGCCCGGACCCGAAATGCGTGGGCAGCGCGACGCCGTATCTGTGCAAGGTGTGCGGCGAGTCGTTCGGCACGCCAGAAGAGATCGTGGCGCACATAGTGCAGCACTGCGACGACAATACCGCGCTGAGGCGCCAGCCGCAGGCCGGACCGCGCAAGTACAAGAGGAAACACAAGCTGAAGCCTAACGAGACGAACACGGTGGTGCGCAGGAATGAATTCTCGTACGACATGCTGGAGGGCGGCGCTGGCGGTAGCGCCGGCGCCGGCGGCGTCGCAGGCGCGGCCGGTGGTGTCGGCGGCGCCGGCGGTTCCGACTCGGAGGACAACACCAAGCGGAAACTCGGCAGGAAGAACAAGCAGCATCGGTCGAACGTTGAGGAGGGCTACCAGAACGTGCTGAAGAGCTTCGAGAGCTCGCTGCAGAACATAAACTCCGTGATCGTGAGCAACTCGAAGCTGAACACCAAGTCGAAGCTGTCGAAGAAGAAACTGCgcaaggaggagaagaagcaGGAGGCGCAGGCGTCGAACCAGTCGGGGCGGCCGAAGATGATTCACACGCAGAAGACGCGGGTACCGGTGGAAGTGGGTAGCGACGGCGCGAAGAAGGGCCagaagacgaagacgatgGTGACGCGTACGCCGAAGGTGATGCCGAACGAGCACAAGTCCGGCGTCTTCCCGGGCGGCGAGCGGAATCGGCCGCGCACGAAGAACGTCAGCTACCACATCGACTCGGGCAAGTTGCAATTCACACCGGCAACGTTTACGATGAAGACGGAGAGGGAGGATGCTGTTGCGACTGCGAAGCAACAGCAGCCGGTGAACATCAAGATCGAGCCAGGCACGCAGAAGGCCGCCGGCGACAGCCACAGGAACAACAACGGGAACATTCTGGCGCTCGGTAAGACGCAAGAACTGCCGAGCAAGAAGAAGCCGGCCGCTGTCAGGAGGACCAAGAGGCAGAAGCAGTTGGCGATAAAGAAAGAAGCTGGTTTGAACGCCGAGTCGATCGCAGGGAAGCAGCAGGCACAGCAGCAGCATCAGCATCAAGTGCAGACGAGAAGCAGCAGTAATAACGCGGAGATCAGCAGCGACCCGGTGCGACTGATGGAGCACGCGATGGACGGCAGCAACCTGGAGGTCGCGTTCGAGGCGAGCGTCGTGACCGCGcgggaggaggacgaggaggagagcATTCTGCCGCACGCGATCGACGAGATCAGCAATGGCGACAACTCGGTGAAGCTCAGTGTGAAGGTGGAGCCGGCACCGCAGACGCGGATGCTCGCCGTGCACAGTGTCATTACACCAGTGGACGATGTCCCGGAGACGATAATCCCGGACGCGGTCGAGTACACGTGCGAGATGTGTGCTGCGGTGTTCTCCAGTCGCGCCGAGCTTCTCATTCACGTCCCGATACACATTTGA
- the LOC105281933 gene encoding uncharacterized protein LOC105281933 isoform X1, with translation MDVAGDLNLQWVGDVELHEEVICSLGAQLVASEEEVIGACEEVAVEETVESVADVVVPTTESEILMVPQTNDMESIYIVPQDQGHDYLNIQVTEEVIADNWDRPVPDDGVEIPEAKMTNDNLLEYDDMEIPLPIDQDSYTNSRPYPCDFCSRRFRKKANLMNHMLTHQTDRPHGCNLCGARYVRKCDLNNHLKIHAYAPSSRDGLDDDLNDEDSLVAEEEETTAGSAKGRRKKVQSSAPRKRKTTNTVANLPKRNPAEGSLKMEMGKYVSRSSTRTIAGDDVGAGLTDSIVQFCSGNYAFSSRWQMEEMSSVTGEQQPPQWPVTDPTKPYVCQYCGVGFAREKALASHSRIHGGDSPFECMSCNEMFWDVNSMREHMRVKHGGAVPQQAGSDTEEYDNDATYTGDSEKFGEYYCSTCALPFHRLDLLKRHQKTHMKQEESVEGSSQHHVCNVCGEWFEEALALLAHAEFHASRSPSRRCLLCGARCRDEAEVAEHVRQNHAEDAPPNTCTLCGKTCKDKRSLLKHSWVHNVDKTFGCTKCGKRFHSKARLRRHMVSHRNKMVACDECGEEFPDGRALVSHRHSHNKEQGSRTFPCRECGKTFGSRSSQQIHIRIHTGERPYGCRFCWKAFADGGTLRKHERIHTGEKPYGCMICPRAFNQRVVLREHVRSHHSGPDPKCVGSATPYLCKVCGESFGTPEEIVAHIVQHCDDNTALRRQPQAGPRKYKRKHKLKPNETNTVVRRNEFSYDMLEGGAGGSAGAGGVAGAAGGVGGAGGSDSEDNTKRKLGRKNKQHRSNVEEGYQNVLKSFESSLQNINSVIVSNSKLNTKSKLSKKKLRKEEKKQEAQASNQSGRPKMIHTQKTRVPVEVGSDGAKKGQKTKTMVTRTPKVMPNEHKSGVFPGGERNRPRTKNVSYHIDSGKLQFTPATFTMKTEREDAVATAKQQQPVNIKIEPGTQKAAGDSHRNNNGNILALGKTQELPSKKKPAAVRRTKRQKQLAIKKEAGLNAESIAGKQQAQQQHQHQVQTRSSSNNAEISSDPVRLMEHAMDGSNLEVAFEASVVTAREEDEEESILPHAIDEISNGDNSVKLSVKVEPAPQTRMLAVHSVITPVDDVPETIIPDAVEYTCEMCAAVFSSRAELLIHVPIHI, from the exons ATGGACGTCGCCGGAGATCTAAACCTGCAGTGGGTGGGAGACGTGGAGCTCCACGAGGAGGTGATATGCAGCCTGGGTGCGCAACTGGTGGCTTCGGAGGAGGAGGTCATAGGTGCCTGCGAGGAGGTGGCGGTGGAGGAGACGGTCGAGTCCGTTGCCGACGTGGTGGTGCCCACCACCGAGTCCGAGATACTGATGGTGCCTCAGACCAATGACATGGAGTCGATTTATATCGTGCCGCAGGATCAGGGGCACGACTACCTGAACATACAGGTGACGGAGGAGGTGATAGCTGACAACTGGGACAGGCCTGTCCCTGATGACGG GGTTGAGATTCCGGAGGCAAAGATGACAAACGACAATCTGTTGGAGTACGACGACATGGAGATACCGTTGCCGATCGACCAGGATTCCTATACCAACAGCCGACCGTACCCCTGCGACTTTTGCAGCCGGAGGTTCCGCAAGAAGGCGAACCTGATGAATCACATGCTGACGCACCAGACGGACCGGCCGCACGGCTGCAATCTGTGCGgagcgcgctacgtgcgcaagtGCGACTTGAACAACCATCTGAAGATCCACGCGTACGCGCCGTCGTCGCGGGACGGCCTGGACGACGACCTGAACGACGAGGACTCGCTGGTggccgaggaggaggagacgaCCGCCGGCAGCGCCAAGGGCAGGCGCAAGAAGGTGCAGTCGAGCGCGCCGCGCAAGCGGAAAACGACCAACACGGTGGCCAACCTACCGAAGCGCAACCCCGCCGAGGGCAGCCTCAAGATGGAGATGGGCAAGTATGTATCTAGGTCGTCCACGCGGACAATCGCGGGTGACGATGTCGGGGCTGGTTTGACTGACTCAATCGTGCAATTTTGTAGCGGCAATTACGCGTTCAGCTCGAGGTGGCAGATGGAGGAGATGTCATCTGTCACCGGTGAGCAGCAGCCGCCGCAGTGGCCGGTTACCGATCCAACAAAACCCTACGTCTGCCAGTACTGCGGCGTGGGTTTTGCTAGGGAGAAAGCGCTGGCGTCACACTCCCGTATCCACGGCGGTGACAGCCCGTTTGAGTGCATGTCGTGCAACGAGATGTTCTGGGACGTTAACAGTATGCGGGAACATATGCGTGTGAAACACGGCGGCGCCGTACCACAGCAGGCGGGATCCGACACGGAGGAGTACGACAATGACGCCACTTACACGGGCGATAGCGAGAAGTTCGGCGAATATTACTGTAGCACTTGCGCGCTGCCGTTCCACCGGCTGGATCTGCTTAAACGCCATCAAAA AACTCACATGAAGCAAGAGGAATCCGTGGAGGGTTCCAGCCAGCATCACGTGTGTAACGTCTGCGGGGAGTGGTTCGAGGAGGCATTAGCGCTACTCGCACACGCGGAATTTCACGCTTCAAG ATCCCCTAGTCGTCGCTGCCTGCTGTGCGGGGCGAGGTGCCGCGACGAGGCGGAAGTCGCCGAGCACGTGCGGCAGAATCACGCGGAGGACGCGCCGCCGAACACGTGCACCCTGTGCGGCAAGACGTGCAAGGACAAGCGCAGCTTGCTGAAACACTCGTGGGTGCACAACGTCGACAAGACCTTCGGCTGTACGAAGTGCGGGAAACGCTTCCACAGTAAAGCCCGATTGCGAAG ACACATGGTGTCGCATCGCAACAAGATGGTCGCCTGCGACGAGTGCGGCGAGGAGTTCCCCGACGGACGAGCCCTCGTGAGCCATCGGCACTCGCACAACAAGGAGCAGGGCAGCCGCACGTTCCCCTGTCGGGAGTGCGGCAAGACCTTCGGCAGTCGCAGCTCCCAGCAGATCCACATACGCATCCATACGGGCGAGAGGCCGTACGGTTGTCGATTCTGCTGGAAGGCATTCGCCGATGGCGGCACCCTGAGAAAGCACGAGCGGATTCACACCGGCGAGAAGCCCTACGGCTGCATGATCTGCCCCCGCGCCTTCAATCAGAGA GTGGTTCTCCGGGAGCACGTGCGCTCCCATCACTCTGGCCCGGACCCGAAATGCGTGGGCAGCGCGACGCCGTATCTGTGCAAGGTGTGCGGCGAGTCGTTCGGCACGCCAGAAGAGATCGTGGCGCACATAGTGCAGCACTGCGACGACAATACCGCGCTGAGGCGCCAGCCGCAGGCCGGACCGCGCAAGTACAAGAGGAAACACAAGCTGAAGCCTAACGAGACGAACACGGTGGTGCGCAGGAATGAATTCTCGTACGACATGCTGGAGGGCGGCGCTGGCGGTAGCGCCGGCGCCGGCGGCGTCGCAGGCGCGGCCGGTGGTGTCGGCGGCGCCGGCGGTTCCGACTCGGAGGACAACACCAAGCGGAAACTCGGCAGGAAGAACAAGCAGCATCGGTCGAACGTTGAGGAGGGCTACCAGAACGTGCTGAAGAGCTTCGAGAGCTCGCTGCAGAACATAAACTCCGTGATCGTGAGCAACTCGAAGCTGAACACCAAGTCGAAGCTGTCGAAGAAGAAACTGCgcaaggaggagaagaagcaGGAGGCGCAGGCGTCGAACCAGTCGGGGCGGCCGAAGATGATTCACACGCAGAAGACGCGGGTACCGGTGGAAGTGGGTAGCGACGGCGCGAAGAAGGGCCagaagacgaagacgatgGTGACGCGTACGCCGAAGGTGATGCCGAACGAGCACAAGTCCGGCGTCTTCCCGGGCGGCGAGCGGAATCGGCCGCGCACGAAGAACGTCAGCTACCACATCGACTCGGGCAAGTTGCAATTCACACCGGCAACGTTTACGATGAAGACGGAGAGGGAGGATGCTGTTGCGACTGCGAAGCAACAGCAGCCGGTGAACATCAAGATCGAGCCAGGCACGCAGAAGGCCGCCGGCGACAGCCACAGGAACAACAACGGGAACATTCTGGCGCTCGGTAAGACGCAAGAACTGCCGAGCAAGAAGAAGCCGGCCGCTGTCAGGAGGACCAAGAGGCAGAAGCAGTTGGCGATAAAGAAAGAAGCTGGTTTGAACGCCGAGTCGATCGCAGGGAAGCAGCAGGCACAGCAGCAGCATCAGCATCAAGTGCAGACGAGAAGCAGCAGTAATAACGCGGAGATCAGCAGCGACCCGGTGCGACTGATGGAGCACGCGATGGACGGCAGCAACCTGGAGGTCGCGTTCGAGGCGAGCGTCGTGACCGCGcgggaggaggacgaggaggagagcATTCTGCCGCACGCGATCGACGAGATCAGCAATGGCGACAACTCGGTGAAGCTCAGTGTGAAGGTGGAGCCGGCACCGCAGACGCGGATGCTCGCCGTGCACAGTGTCATTACACCAGTGGACGATGTCCCGGAGACGATAATCCCGGACGCGGTCGAGTACACGTGCGAGATGTGTGCTGCGGTGTTCTCCAGTCGCGCCGAGCTTCTCATTCACGTCCCGATACACATTTGA